The following coding sequences are from one Ornithodoros turicata isolate Travis chromosome 1, ASM3712646v1, whole genome shotgun sequence window:
- the LOC135368011 gene encoding uncharacterized protein LOC135368011 — MSDPDATDDSHLSSRGTTRSHLGPVSGTMQHTSNSQEPVMSKSEFQRQVLKNLLILRLGQQQQSDLLANLPSRSALAFPDSPILIPEPFQTVEQLEGFENKVTKDNEKQLVQELCILGGSSLKTCVKRIMCHIMTDKLAKLYSWQGRKGKLKFTELKFAEIIIVFWLRRISMCRGAARSLGYAPY; from the exons ATGAGTGACCCTGATGCTACTGATG ACTCTCATCTGTCAAGTAGAGGTACCACAAGATCGCACCTTGGTCCGGTGTCTG GCACAATGCAACATACTTCAAATTCCCAGGAGCCAGTGATGTCGAAATCGG AATTCCAACGTCAAGTTCTCAAAAACCTCCTGATACTGCGGCTAGGGCAACAACAGCAAAGTGACCTTTTGGCAAACCTTCCATCAAGATCTGCACTCGCATTCCCTGACTCTCCTATCCTAATTCCCGAGCCGTTCCAAACAGTTGAACAGCTGGAGGGATTTGAAAACAAAGTCACCAAGGACAACGAAAAACAGCTG GTTCAAGAACTCTGCATTCTTGGAGGGAGTTCACTGAAAACTTGTGTAAAAAGAATTATGTGCCACATAATGACTGATAAGTTGGCTAAGCTGTACAGCTGGCAGGGAAGAAAAGGGAAGTTGAAGTTCACTGAACTCAAGTTTGCTGAGATTATTATAG TGTTTTGGTTACGACGAATCAGCATGTGCCGGGGTGCAGCACGGAGCTTGGGTTATGCACCCTACTGA